A single genomic interval of Psychroserpens sp. NJDZ02 harbors:
- a CDS encoding RNA 2'-phosphotransferase: MNETDKKRISKFISLILRHKPSEIGLILDDNGWADVEELIEKSKLRNQNFTLAQLEEVVVTNDKQRFGFNEDRTKIRANQGHSLKTVDLELKAIQPPEFLYHGTVARFIESIEKQGLQKQSRQHVHLSGDRDTAVKVGSRRGNPIVLCINAIDLHNQGHLFYLSENDVWLTDAVPSEFIDFKEKK; this comes from the coding sequence ATGAACGAAACAGATAAAAAAAGGATAAGTAAGTTTATAAGTCTTATTTTGAGACATAAACCTTCTGAAATAGGATTGATATTAGATGATAATGGTTGGGCAGATGTTGAGGAGCTTATCGAGAAATCAAAATTGAGAAATCAAAATTTTACGTTAGCGCAACTTGAAGAGGTTGTTGTGACCAATGATAAACAACGATTTGGATTTAATGAAGACAGAACAAAAATAAGAGCCAATCAAGGGCACTCTTTAAAAACAGTTGATTTAGAATTAAAAGCAATCCAACCACCAGAATTTTTATATCATGGTACAGTTGCACGATTTATAGAATCCATAGAAAAACAAGGGTTACAAAAGCAAAGTCGACAACATGTCCATTTAAGTGGTGATAGAGACACAGCTGTAAAAGTAGGAAGTAGAAGAGGTAATCCAATTGTTTTATGTATTAATGCTATAGATTTACATAACCAGGGACATTTGTTTTATTTATCTGAAAATGACGTTTGGTTGACGGACGCTGTTCCTTCTGAATTTATTGACTTTAAAGAAAAAAAATAA
- a CDS encoding O-acetyl-ADP-ribose deacetylase, with protein sequence MKVKILKGDITKIEVDVIVNAANSSLLGGGGVDGAIHRAGGKAVLEDCQAIRNKQGKCKTGEAVMTTAGHLPAKKIIHTVGPVYNGGKRLVKEKDDLANCYLNSLKLAEANGLQSIAFPNISTGIYRFPKGLAAQIALEAIANFDSEIIETVVFICFDDENYTIYKRLLNK encoded by the coding sequence GTGAAAGTTAAAATATTAAAAGGAGATATTACTAAAATAGAAGTAGATGTAATAGTAAATGCAGCTAACTCTAGCCTGCTTGGAGGAGGCGGTGTTGATGGTGCAATCCATAGAGCGGGAGGGAAAGCTGTTTTGGAAGATTGTCAAGCTATCAGAAATAAACAAGGTAAATGTAAAACGGGAGAAGCTGTCATGACTACAGCTGGTCATTTACCAGCAAAAAAGATAATACATACTGTTGGTCCAGTTTATAATGGTGGAAAACGTTTAGTAAAAGAAAAGGACGATTTAGCTAATTGTTATTTGAATAGTTTAAAGCTAGCCGAGGCTAATGGTTTACAATCCATAGCATTTCCAAACATAAGTACTGGGATTTATAGATTCCCAAAAGGATTAGCGGCACAAATTGCTTTAGAAGCAATCGCTAATTTTGATTCTGAGATTATTGAAACAGTTGTTTTTATTTGTTTTGATGACGAGAATTATACTATTTACAAGCGCCTTTTAAACAAATAA
- a CDS encoding ADP-ribosylglycohydrolase family protein: MKPVAITNMFLGLALADALGVPVEFKSREYLYKYPVNSMLEFGTHNQPAGTWSDDSSLTFCLAESLIKGLNLSDIATSFIKWRHAQLWTPHGSVFDIGMQTRKSIDRLQGMIADEDFEGLQLLKYDADEYSNGNGSLMRILPLLFFIKGKSIKQQFDIVWEVSALTHGHIRSAISCLIYLKFGEYLIEDNTMRQAYVLMQNDIKLFFTEEALSDYETIHFKRLIENDISLLVPTKIKSDGYVINTLEASFWCLLTTDSYQESVFKAVNLGGDTDTTAMVVGGIAGLVYGLESVPKQWIDSLARKDDIVDLSNQFFNRYNRES; encoded by the coding sequence ATGAAACCAGTAGCTATAACAAATATGTTTTTAGGACTAGCTCTAGCAGATGCGTTAGGTGTTCCAGTTGAGTTTAAGTCAAGAGAATATCTGTATAAGTATCCAGTTAATTCCATGTTGGAATTTGGAACGCATAATCAACCTGCAGGTACTTGGAGTGATGACAGTTCTTTAACATTTTGCTTGGCAGAAAGTTTAATTAAAGGGCTGAATTTAAGTGATATTGCAACTAGTTTTATAAAATGGAGGCATGCGCAATTATGGACGCCTCATGGTAGCGTGTTCGATATTGGTATGCAAACCAGAAAGTCTATTGATAGACTTCAAGGGATGATAGCAGATGAAGATTTTGAAGGGTTACAATTGTTAAAATACGATGCTGATGAGTATAGTAACGGAAATGGATCTTTAATGCGAATACTTCCCTTATTGTTTTTTATAAAAGGAAAGTCAATTAAACAACAGTTTGATATCGTTTGGGAGGTTTCGGCCCTAACGCATGGTCATATTAGAAGCGCAATTTCATGTTTGATTTATTTGAAATTTGGGGAATATCTTATAGAAGATAATACTATGCGTCAAGCTTATGTATTAATGCAGAATGATATTAAACTCTTTTTTACCGAAGAAGCGCTCTCTGATTATGAAACGATTCATTTTAAAAGATTAATTGAAAATGATATTTCACTTTTAGTGCCAACAAAAATAAAATCTGACGGTTATGTTATTAATACATTAGAAGCTAGTTTTTGGTGTTTGTTAACAACAGATTCATATCAAGAATCAGTTTTTAAAGCTGTTAATTTAGGTGGAGATACAGATACTACTGCTATGGTAGTTGGAGGAATAGCAGGCTTGGTTTATGGTCTAGAATCCGTTCCAAAACAATGGATTGATAGTTTAGCTAGAAAGGATGATATTGTAGATTTAAGTAATCAGTTTTTTAACAGATATAATCGTGAAAGTTAA
- the prs gene encoding ribose-phosphate diphosphokinase — protein MYLNLDPQFTPFHSGENIEFETFTFSGGEPHIKILSDLSNVSEVTITTRARSFNDFGLLLLTIDALKRFYIQKINVFIPYFPAARQDRVMVKGEPLSVKVYADMLNQLSLNKVMVYDAHSEVTAAVLNNCESLSNHTFIKTVLSRINSEVLLISPDGGALKKIYKVSEFLGGVSVIECSKKRNVKNGKLEGFKVYEDDLKGQDCLIVDDICDGGRTFIGLAQELKNKNAGNLYLAVSHGIFNKGFEVLNQHFTKIFTTDSFKTIADGVEQITIKELLK, from the coding sequence ATGTATTTAAATTTAGATCCTCAGTTCACGCCATTCCATTCGGGAGAAAACATAGAGTTTGAAACTTTTACTTTTTCAGGAGGAGAGCCACACATTAAAATTTTATCTGATTTATCAAACGTTTCAGAAGTCACCATAACAACTAGAGCACGATCGTTTAACGATTTTGGATTGTTGTTGCTAACAATAGATGCACTAAAGCGATTTTATATTCAAAAAATCAATGTTTTTATACCATACTTTCCAGCAGCGAGACAAGATAGAGTGATGGTAAAGGGTGAACCGCTTTCGGTTAAGGTCTATGCCGATATGTTAAACCAACTTAGCCTTAATAAAGTGATGGTTTATGACGCACATTCTGAGGTTACAGCTGCTGTTTTAAATAACTGCGAGTCGCTATCTAATCATACATTTATAAAAACGGTCTTGTCTAGAATTAATTCAGAAGTCTTATTGATTTCCCCAGATGGTGGTGCCTTAAAAAAAATATATAAAGTCTCTGAGTTTTTGGGAGGTGTGTCAGTGATTGAATGTTCTAAAAAACGAAACGTAAAAAACGGAAAACTAGAAGGTTTTAAAGTGTATGAAGACGATCTAAAAGGTCAAGATTGTTTAATCGTAGATGATATTTGCGATGGTGGCCGTACATTTATCGGTTTAGCACAAGAGTTGAAAAATAAAAATGCAGGGAATCTGTATTTGGCAGTAAGTCACGGGATTTTTAACAAAGGTTTTGAGGTGTTAAATCAACATTTCACTAAAATATTCACTACCGATAGTTTTAAAACTATAGCGGATGGTGTGGAGCAGATTACAATTAAAGAGTTATTAAAATGA
- a CDS encoding NUDIX hydrolase, whose product MSAIQNIKVAVDAVVFGYSSQKNLSVLLIKRGVAPFKNTWALPGGLVLDDESLESAVQRELKEETGVTIDYLEQLYTYGKPGRDPRNRVVSVSYFALVKPHHFKIQADTDAAEAQWFDCNQLPELAFDHSRILQTAKDRLKAKLTYQPIGFDLLEKEFPFSDLEHLYTSILEKNIDRRNFRKKILSFGILEETNKISQKGSGRPAKLFRFNIIKYNTLLKDGFHFDIKFV is encoded by the coding sequence ATGAGTGCGATTCAAAATATTAAAGTTGCTGTAGATGCTGTTGTTTTTGGGTACTCTTCTCAAAAAAATCTATCAGTTCTTTTAATAAAAAGAGGGGTAGCTCCTTTTAAAAATACTTGGGCGTTGCCAGGAGGTTTGGTATTGGATGACGAATCATTAGAATCCGCAGTGCAAAGAGAGCTTAAAGAAGAAACGGGAGTTACTATTGATTATTTAGAACAGTTATATACTTACGGTAAACCTGGACGTGACCCTAGAAATCGTGTGGTTTCTGTATCTTATTTCGCATTAGTCAAACCACATCATTTTAAAATTCAGGCAGACACAGATGCTGCAGAAGCGCAATGGTTTGATTGTAATCAATTACCAGAGTTGGCATTTGATCATTCACGTATTTTGCAAACGGCTAAAGACCGTTTAAAAGCTAAATTAACCTATCAACCTATCGGTTTTGATTTGTTAGAAAAGGAATTTCCTTTTTCTGACTTAGAGCATTTATATACTTCAATCTTAGAAAAAAATATAGATCGCCGTAATTTTAGAAAGAAAATCCTAAGCTTCGGTATCCTTGAAGAAACTAATAAAATAAGCCAGAAAGGAAGCGGAAGACCAGCCAAGTTATTTAGATTTAATATTATAAAATATAACACCCTTTTAAAGGACGGTTTTCACTTTGACATTAAGTTTGTGTAA
- a CDS encoding POTRA domain-containing protein, producing MRSLLLFLAVLSTLVVQSQNISDVKIQGNKKLKSSFVKKVAKAKAGSVLDSLQLEEDIKLLKRLPSVSHAYYQVFPSDNGDYNVFYNIEENFTIIPSFNVYTSNDGEFAYRLGLYEFNLLGQNMVFGGFYQKDIYSSYGINFRAPFLFSREFGLAVNHQDLQTLEPVFFDNTTSDYRYRNKSFEVLGLYQPNFNNRFEFGINSFLEEYEYVSGATSLSVPQNLSVQKLLYKGIYEFNNLDYHYQYVSGFKSQLNVQYVTSTSDELPEFVIGWNDFNFYKRLGEKGNWATRVRVGLSSNDDTPFAPFSVDNNINIRGVGNTIDRGTGAVVLNTEYRHTLYEKNWFVLQGNAFVDAGSWRNPGGDLGDFGQADNLRVFPGVGLRFIHKSIFNAIFRIDYGYGVSEKDGQGLVFGIGQYF from the coding sequence ATGAGAAGTTTACTATTATTTTTAGCAGTATTATCAACATTAGTAGTACAATCGCAAAACATTTCAGATGTTAAAATTCAAGGAAATAAAAAGCTGAAGTCCAGTTTTGTCAAAAAAGTTGCAAAAGCAAAAGCGGGCTCTGTTTTGGACTCTTTACAATTGGAGGAAGATATTAAATTGCTAAAACGTTTACCATCGGTGTCTCATGCCTATTATCAAGTGTTTCCTTCAGATAATGGCGATTATAATGTGTTTTATAATATTGAAGAAAACTTCACTATAATTCCTTCGTTTAATGTGTACACGTCTAATGATGGTGAGTTTGCGTATCGCTTAGGGTTGTACGAGTTTAATTTGTTAGGACAGAATATGGTTTTTGGTGGCTTTTATCAAAAAGATATTTATAGTTCTTACGGTATTAATTTTAGAGCGCCGTTTTTGTTTAGTCGTGAATTTGGTTTGGCCGTAAATCATCAAGATTTACAAACATTGGAGCCCGTGTTTTTTGATAATACCACTTCAGATTATAGATATCGAAACAAATCGTTTGAGGTTTTAGGATTGTATCAACCTAACTTTAATAATCGTTTTGAGTTTGGAATTAATTCTTTTTTAGAAGAATACGAATATGTGTCAGGAGCTACAAGTCTGAGTGTTCCACAAAATTTAAGTGTACAAAAGTTATTGTATAAAGGTATTTATGAATTCAATAATTTAGATTATCATTATCAGTATGTTTCGGGCTTTAAAAGCCAGTTGAATGTGCAATATGTAACTTCAACCAGTGATGAGTTACCTGAATTTGTAATTGGTTGGAATGATTTTAATTTTTATAAACGGCTAGGTGAAAAGGGGAATTGGGCAACAAGAGTACGTGTAGGATTGTCTAGTAACGATGATACGCCATTTGCACCATTTTCTGTGGATAACAATATAAATATTAGAGGTGTTGGAAATACTATCGATCGCGGTACAGGTGCAGTGGTATTAAATACTGAATATAGGCATACCTTATACGAAAAAAACTGGTTTGTACTTCAAGGAAATGCTTTTGTAGATGCTGGTAGCTGGAGAAATCCAGGAGGTGATTTAGGGGATTTTGGACAAGCCGATAATCTTCGTGTGTTTCCTGGTGTAGGATTACGTTTTATTCATAAGTCCATATTTAATGCCATTTTTAGAATAGATTACGGTTACGGAGTTTCTGAAAAAGATGGTCAAGGATTAGTCTTTGGTATTGGTCAATATTTTTAA
- a CDS encoding glycoside hydrolase family 113, which yields MRGIQILLLIVLLQSCTAQDNKINGVSFVAHRDSITQKNIDPLVNINANYASIMPFGVIKDLAHPEISYGSERQWFGETKIGGKQYVKALKKDNIKIMLKPQIWVWRGEFTGFITMKTEADWKILENTYSKYILEFAQVAQDSNAEIFCIGTELEKFVEQRPQYWSDLITKVRAIYKGKLTYAANWNEYLKTPFWEQLDYIGIDAYFPVSDSKTPTIEECLAGWVKHKKSIKAFSEKYDKPILFTEFGYRSIDYAGKAPWTVDRIESKVNLDAQSNTTKALFQTFWKEEWFAGGFVWKWFINHDKVGGIENNRFTPQNKPAEQVIKAQYNIEG from the coding sequence ATGCGCGGTATACAAATCTTACTACTAATAGTGCTTTTGCAATCTTGTACGGCTCAAGATAATAAAATAAATGGGGTGAGTTTTGTGGCACACAGAGATAGTATTACCCAAAAAAATATTGATCCTTTAGTAAATATTAATGCTAATTATGCTTCAATAATGCCTTTTGGAGTGATTAAAGATTTGGCACATCCAGAAATTAGTTATGGCTCCGAACGTCAGTGGTTTGGAGAAACTAAAATTGGAGGTAAACAGTATGTTAAAGCTTTAAAAAAGGATAACATAAAAATTATGCTCAAACCTCAAATTTGGGTTTGGAGAGGCGAGTTTACCGGTTTTATTACCATGAAAACCGAAGCGGATTGGAAAATACTTGAAAATACCTACTCTAAATATATTTTAGAATTTGCACAAGTTGCTCAGGATTCTAATGCTGAGATTTTTTGTATTGGAACTGAATTGGAGAAATTTGTAGAACAAAGACCACAGTATTGGAGTGATTTAATTACAAAGGTTAGAGCTATTTATAAAGGGAAACTGACCTACGCAGCTAATTGGAATGAATATCTAAAAACACCTTTCTGGGAACAATTAGATTATATTGGAATTGATGCGTATTTTCCAGTTAGTGATAGTAAAACGCCAACTATTGAGGAATGCCTGGCAGGCTGGGTCAAGCATAAAAAAAGCATAAAAGCCTTCTCTGAAAAATATGATAAACCGATACTGTTTACAGAGTTTGGATACAGAAGTATTGACTACGCAGGAAAAGCACCTTGGACTGTGGATCGGATAGAGAGCAAGGTTAATCTAGACGCGCAAAGTAATACAACTAAAGCCTTGTTTCAGACATTTTGGAAAGAGGAATGGTTTGCAGGTGGTTTTGTTTGGAAATGGTTTATTAATCATGATAAGGTTGGTGGTATAGAAAATAATCGTTTTACACCACAAAATAAACCAGCGGAACAAGTTATTAAAGCACAATACAATATAGAAGGATGA
- a CDS encoding transporter, with amino-acid sequence MRKLTIVLLALSTTFISFAQEDQTETASNIQTYTPSKLLSKGQWDIKFFNNLYTQNESTFSSGTEPRETYFTSTVDVFTGLSDNNRFNVGLLLEFRSNVIGDRDALDVFKFDGETNSARSGFTSFAPAIKFNPFKSVSNFTIQTAFHIPLVDNESENGVFLDQKGFTFQNRFFYDYNFSSKWQLFTELNTEYHFGKKEESFANNSLSLTPGVFLSYFPSSKFTVLGLVQHSQRIDTGNDFEQDFTAVGGGAKYQLTDVLNIETLYTTFVRGNNTGLGQSFNIGLRALF; translated from the coding sequence ATGAGAAAACTAACCATAGTATTACTTGCTTTATCAACAACTTTTATAAGCTTTGCGCAAGAAGATCAAACCGAAACAGCTAGTAATATTCAGACCTATACCCCTTCTAAATTATTGAGTAAAGGGCAATGGGATATTAAATTTTTTAATAATTTATATACGCAAAACGAAAGTACTTTCTCTTCAGGTACAGAGCCAAGAGAAACGTATTTTACCTCTACAGTAGATGTGTTTACCGGACTTAGTGATAATAATAGATTTAATGTTGGATTATTATTAGAATTTAGATCCAATGTTATTGGTGATAGAGATGCTCTAGATGTGTTTAAATTTGATGGAGAAACAAATAGCGCACGTTCTGGATTTACGTCTTTTGCGCCAGCAATTAAGTTTAACCCTTTTAAAAGTGTTAGTAATTTTACAATTCAAACGGCTTTTCACATTCCTTTAGTAGATAACGAAAGCGAGAATGGTGTGTTTTTAGATCAAAAAGGGTTTACATTTCAAAACCGTTTTTTTTATGATTATAATTTTAGCTCTAAATGGCAATTATTTACTGAGTTGAATACCGAGTATCATTTTGGTAAAAAAGAAGAAAGCTTTGCTAACAATAGTTTAAGTCTAACACCAGGTGTGTTTTTAAGTTATTTTCCAAGTTCTAAATTTACTGTTCTAGGGTTGGTGCAGCACTCACAACGTATTGATACTGGTAATGATTTTGAACAAGATTTTACAGCAGTAGGTGGAGGTGCAAAATATCAATTGACTGATGTTTTAAATATCGAGACACTGTACACAACCTTTGTAAGAGGTAATAATACGGGTTTAGGACAATCTTTTAATATTGGATTAAGAGCCTTGTTTTAG
- a CDS encoding DUF547 domain-containing protein, with protein sequence MMKKTLLILLVVCGVVSVQAQSLNDFFTQTDAFLKTHVAKGKVDYEGIKSDTETLNTILTLAKGVSVDKSDAKNYQAFWINAYNLSVIKGIVDNYPIASPLDKAGFFDKTTYSLAGKQVTLNTIENELLRANFKDARFHFVLVCGAIGCPPLIADVYLPKSLEAQLEKQTTLALNGNYFIKVNTKKKTVEGSEILKWYTEDFVQNGLTEIQFINTYRTNKIPEDYKLKYFTYNWKLNKQ encoded by the coding sequence ATGATGAAAAAGACCCTCTTAATATTACTTGTTGTTTGCGGAGTCGTTTCCGTACAAGCGCAATCTCTAAATGATTTTTTTACACAAACCGACGCGTTTTTAAAAACACACGTGGCTAAAGGTAAAGTAGATTATGAGGGCATAAAGAGTGACACAGAAACTTTAAACACAATCTTAACACTTGCCAAAGGCGTATCGGTAGATAAGTCAGATGCTAAAAATTATCAAGCGTTTTGGATTAATGCGTATAATTTATCTGTAATTAAAGGTATAGTAGATAATTACCCTATAGCATCACCTTTAGATAAAGCTGGTTTTTTTGATAAAACAACATATAGCTTAGCAGGTAAACAAGTCACTTTAAATACTATTGAAAATGAGTTGTTGAGAGCTAATTTTAAAGACGCACGATTTCATTTTGTGCTTGTTTGTGGAGCAATTGGTTGCCCACCTTTAATAGCTGATGTGTATTTGCCAAAATCACTAGAAGCGCAATTAGAAAAACAAACAACGTTAGCTTTAAATGGTAATTATTTTATAAAAGTAAATACTAAAAAGAAAACAGTTGAAGGGTCTGAAATCCTAAAATGGTATACTGAAGATTTTGTACAAAATGGGTTAACCGAAATTCAATTTATTAATACTTACAGAACCAATAAAATACCAGAGGATTACAAATTAAAATACTTTACATACAACTGGAAATTAAATAAACAATAA
- a CDS encoding NAD(P)/FAD-dependent oxidoreductase → MEHIVIIGNGISGVTLARHVRKLSDKKITIISAETDYFFSRTALMYVYMGHMKFEHTQPYENWFWEKNRIELKKGYVDTIDTDNKTLFFAEGDQMQYDKLVIATGSKPNKFGWPGQDLIGAQGLYSKQDLDNMEVVAPNNKVCKRAVIVGGGLIGIELAEMLNSREIPVTFLVREDSFWNGVLPKGESRMINRHIKNHHIDLRLNTNLKAINSDENGKVKSVIIEETGEELECNFVGLTAGVSPNISFLKDSKIDTKRGVLVNRYLETNIKDVYAIGDCAEQHEGIGNRRPIEAVWYTGRMMGETLAQTICDNPLEYKPGHWFNSAKFLDIEYQTYGWVFGERGQPDYEKHFHWKHDDDTKCITVAYHKDTNAFLGINTFGIRMRHETFDKWLTENRDVDFVINNLKEANFDPEFYKHFEKEILATYNNQLQTV, encoded by the coding sequence ATGGAACACATCGTCATTATAGGAAACGGAATTTCTGGAGTTACTCTAGCAAGACACGTCAGAAAATTATCGGACAAAAAAATAACAATTATTTCTGCCGAAACAGATTACTTTTTCTCCCGTACTGCATTAATGTATGTGTATATGGGCCATATGAAGTTTGAACACACACAACCCTACGAAAATTGGTTTTGGGAGAAAAACAGAATTGAGCTAAAAAAAGGTTACGTTGATACTATTGATACGGATAATAAAACTCTATTTTTTGCAGAAGGTGACCAAATGCAATATGACAAACTTGTCATAGCAACAGGTAGTAAACCTAATAAATTTGGCTGGCCAGGACAGGATCTTATAGGTGCACAAGGTTTATATAGCAAACAGGACCTGGATAACATGGAAGTGGTAGCACCTAACAATAAAGTTTGTAAACGTGCCGTAATCGTTGGTGGTGGTTTAATTGGAATTGAATTAGCAGAAATGCTTAATTCTAGAGAAATCCCTGTTACTTTTTTAGTGAGAGAAGATAGTTTTTGGAATGGCGTATTACCTAAAGGTGAAAGCCGAATGATAAATAGACATATTAAAAATCACCATATAGATTTACGTTTAAACACTAACTTGAAAGCAATCAATTCAGACGAGAACGGAAAAGTCAAATCTGTCATCATCGAAGAAACGGGAGAAGAACTAGAATGCAATTTTGTTGGTTTAACTGCAGGTGTTTCTCCAAATATTTCGTTTTTAAAAGACTCCAAAATAGATACTAAAAGAGGCGTTTTAGTTAATCGCTATCTAGAAACAAATATTAAAGACGTTTACGCTATTGGTGATTGTGCAGAGCAACACGAAGGCATAGGAAACAGGCGACCAATTGAAGCCGTTTGGTACACTGGTCGTATGATGGGAGAAACTTTAGCGCAAACTATTTGCGATAATCCTTTAGAGTACAAACCAGGACATTGGTTTAATAGTGCAAAATTTTTAGATATCGAATACCAAACCTACGGTTGGGTATTTGGAGAACGCGGACAACCTGACTACGAGAAACATTTTCATTGGAAACATGACGATGACACCAAGTGCATTACCGTTGCTTATCACAAAGACACCAATGCTTTTTTAGGCATTAACACTTTTGGGATAAGAATGCGACATGAAACTTTTGACAAATGGCTGACTGAAAATCGAGATGTTGATTTTGTAATCAACAATCTGAAAGAAGCCAATTTTGACCCCGAGTTTTACAAACACTTTGAAAAAGAAATTTTAGCCACTTACAATAATCAATTACAAACGGTATAA
- a CDS encoding 4Fe-4S binding protein has product MSNKINHSMSLASPDAFHISTKQKVALGIGLVGLLILALALFNVHLPNTGLFLTLSLVMIGAGVVIYSREAYLTKLEGIKNDGTWFKSISSRGFWGWALGVILTSFYIVLYFYPQYLGLAKDGAPNTGLVGLFDPLSNLLSGRNASQWFVYGSLYTIAILAFGYKFILKYRHNRYQQIRTMSVMFFQLGFAFLIPEFMYVMNNDLPYYDLKSVWPLNYYIFDEWSVKGFLSNGNLGLALIVFGIVSTFLITPILTYKYGKRWYCSWVCGCGGLAETAGDSFRQLSSKKLSAWKLERWLIHTVLVFSVVMTTAMVYSYLGKDSNNFWLTRDVFITAVIVFLTIIFAGVMYFRGKELGKDAKAGAIGYGVVIALLLFMHFTATTENLFFIKGGTLRSIYGIYIGSIFSGVIGTGFYPILGSRSWCRFGCPMAAILGFQQRLFSKFRITTNGGQCISCGNCSNSCEMGIDVRAYAQKGENIVRSSCVGCGVCSAVCPRGVLKLENDTMDGRINPTEILLGNDVDLMDFVNKK; this is encoded by the coding sequence ATGAGCAATAAAATAAACCATAGTATGTCATTAGCATCTCCTGATGCCTTTCATATATCAACAAAACAAAAAGTGGCTTTAGGTATTGGTCTTGTTGGACTTTTAATATTAGCATTAGCTTTATTTAATGTGCACCTTCCTAATACAGGGTTATTCTTAACCCTTTCTTTAGTAATGATTGGCGCAGGAGTAGTTATCTATTCTAGAGAGGCTTACCTAACCAAACTAGAGGGAATTAAAAACGACGGAACATGGTTTAAATCAATCTCATCTCGTGGCTTTTGGGGCTGGGCATTAGGAGTTATATTGACCAGCTTTTATATTGTACTATACTTTTATCCACAATATTTAGGTTTAGCAAAAGATGGCGCTCCAAACACAGGTTTGGTTGGCTTATTTGACCCTTTAAGCAATCTTTTAAGTGGACGTAACGCCAGTCAATGGTTTGTTTATGGCTCATTATATACCATTGCGATATTAGCTTTTGGTTACAAGTTTATTTTAAAATACAGACATAACCGTTACCAACAAATACGCACCATGTCTGTGATGTTCTTCCAATTAGGGTTTGCCTTCTTAATACCAGAATTTATGTACGTCATGAATAATGACTTACCTTATTACGATCTAAAAAGTGTATGGCCTTTAAACTATTATATTTTTGACGAATGGTCCGTAAAAGGATTTTTATCTAATGGTAATTTAGGTTTAGCACTAATTGTATTTGGAATTGTATCTACGTTTTTAATCACTCCGATATTAACGTATAAATATGGAAAACGATGGTATTGCTCATGGGTTTGTGGTTGTGGTGGATTAGCCGAAACTGCAGGAGACTCGTTCAGACAATTATCATCAAAAAAATTATCCGCTTGGAAATTAGAGCGTTGGTTAATACATACCGTATTAGTATTCTCAGTAGTTATGACCACTGCTATGGTCTACAGCTATTTAGGTAAAGACAGTAATAATTTCTGGTTGACTAGAGATGTATTTATTACTGCTGTCATAGTGTTTTTAACTATTATTTTTGCTGGGGTTATGTACTTTAGAGGTAAAGAATTAGGTAAAGATGCCAAAGCAGGAGCAATTGGTTACGGAGTAGTTATCGCTTTATTATTATTTATGCATTTTACGGCAACTACCGAGAACCTATTTTTTATTAAAGGCGGAACTTTACGATCTATATATGGAATATACATAGGCTCCATATTTTCTGGTGTTATTGGAACTGGGTTTTATCCTATTTTGGGTAGTAGATCATGGTGTCGTTTTGGATGTCCTATGGCCGCTATTTTAGGTTTCCAACAACGTTTATTTTCAAAATTCAGAATTACAACCAATGGTGGTCAATGTATCTCATGTGGTAACTGTTCTAATAGTTGCGAAATGGGTATTGATGTAAGAGCTTATGCGCAAAAAGGAGAAAATATTGTACGTTCTAGCTGTGTTGGTTGTGGTGTTTGTAGTGCCGTTTGCCCAAGAGGTGTTTTAAAATTAGAAAACGATACTATGGATGGACGTATCAATCCAACAGAAATTTTATTAGGTAACGATGTTGATTTAATGGATTTTGTTAATAAAAAATAA